CGGCCCCCTGGGTCCCCCGCACCCCTTCCAGGTCGAGCACCGGCAAGGAGGGTCTGAGGGTCTCTTCCCTGTGAGgaaaaggcagagcacagaaAGGCCAGTAGTTCTGAGCAAGCCTGGCAGAGGCGTCCCGACGGCCTGCACGAGGGCCCCTCCCCTCAGGGGCCTGTCCTGGACCAGCTCCACCCACGGGTTGGGTGGAAACTTGATGCGGGGGGGGCAGCTAGAGTGGGCCCGCGTCCCGGGGAGTGAAGTTGAGGCCGGTTGCCGGGTGAGCGTCGGGCCTGAGCACCATCAGGCCCACCGAGGCCTGACCCAGCACCCAGAGCCTGCTCCCCAGGTGCACCTGCAAAGAGCACCTGGCCATGTGGACCCGGGGCAGGGACAAGCCCGCCCCAGGGACACCTGCCGGAAAGGGGTGGCATGTCAGCTGAAGACAGGCCAGGATGGCTCGCTGCGCCTTAAGCAGGAGCCTGAAGGAGCGATGAGTCTCCCTGCCgtccggggaggggggaggagccgTGGCTCCTACAgaggcccggggggggggggggggggggggggggctgtccttGGAGAAGGTGCTGAGGGAGGAGCGCAGTGTCTCCTGGCGGGGGACCCACCCTTGAAGAGTGGGAACAAACCTGGACACCTGGGCAGCCCCTAAAAGCCCCTCTGCCCAGAAGGTCGACGGTTACGTCGGGCACTAATCTCTGTATCCCCCTGTTGTAGCCACTGACGACATTGTGAAGGTTGAGGTCTGGGACGTAGTCGACAAAGGTAAGTCCTGTCTCTTTATTACAAGTACATTTTCCTGATGCTTCGTCCATTCTGCGGAGCagatgtcccccctcccccacgctcacGCTTTGGGCATGTCCTTGTGTGAGTCACGGGAACCTCTGGGTTCTCCACAGCCACAGGGTGGACACAGGAGTGTGTGACCAGAAGGTCTGCCCCCAGGAACAGCCAGGGGCTGTAGCAGGTCTGGGCTTGTGCTGCTTCCCTGAGTTTCTGCATCTGAGGCCGCTCCCTCCTGCGTCCAGGTGGCGGGGCGGACGCACAGCAGTGACCTGTAGGGACCTCGGCCTCTGCTGCTTAAATGCACGTTTCACGCGCTGGGACAGAGCACGTGGCCGTGGGGCAGACACGGACCGGCAGCGGCTGGGCCCCAAAGCCAGAGACCTGCACGAGGCTGTTCTAGAAGCCCTTCCTGCAGCAGTGCCCCTCATGTAGTGCCCTGGGCCCGGAGCTGAGGACCAGCTCCTGGGCTTCTGAAGCTGCCAGCCTCCAGGGGCATGCGCCCACGTGACTGCTGCCCCACGGTCGCTGACGGCGGTGGTGTCTCTGTGCTCTCACAGGGAAGTGCTCCAGCTGTCAGGACCACACCCCAGTGCGCCTGGTGAGGGGGGCAGGCATGCTCCCCCTTCGgagccctctccttccctcctctgtgttTCTGGGCAACACAGAGGAGCCGGTGCCGGTGCCCCATGTGTGCCCTGTGCTCCCGAGCACGGTGTCACCCCTGGCCTGGGAGGCTTGCCGTAGCCACAGGTGTCCTCAGCAAGAAAGGACGGGCTGGGTTCTGGTGCCGAAAGTGCAACCCCTGTCCCCTCACCATCGTCTTCGGGGTTGGGTGGGTGTAGGTTCCCAGGCCCGACTCGGCTGCCGTAGGACAGCCTGAGGGTGAGCGGGAGCTCCAGGCAGGCCAGGAGGCTTAAGCCGCGGGGCCCCTGGTGAGTGCTCAGCATCCCTGCAGCTCCGTGTCGCCTggtcccctccaccaccccagcccGTTGCTTGTGGGACAGGGTGTGAGCGTGCACAGCAGCAGAGGGCGTCGGGTTTGAGAGCCTGGTGGGAAATGCAGAGTGGCAAGGAGGCGAGGCCCGGCGAGTCTTGGAGCGCCCCGAGAAGGGAGGGCACCCGGGAGCAGCCTTGTACCCCAGGGCAGCGGAAGCTCACCGAGAGTGTCGGTGGTGCTGGGATGCGGCCCTGTGGCCCGGGAGCGGCCACCAGGAGGGCGCAACGTGGCCAGCTGCCGTCAGACAGGGACCGCCCGCCGTGCCCCATGGGCCCCAAAGGCAGTTAGAGGGTCAAAAAGAAGCTGTGGGGACAGGCAGCAGCTGGTGTGAACGCGCCCATCTGTAACGGTGATGGTGTGGAACTCTTTATTCCTCAGGACCCGCTGGAGTTGGCTTTAGCTCCTTGGCGCCGCTCAGGGCCGGGCCCAGCTCGGCCGGCACCAGCACCAGCTCGGGGAGCCTCTCTGGCCTCCAGTGCAGCACCTCACAGGCCGGGCCGTGCCAGCCTGTGCCAGCCGGCAGCGCCCTTTCAGGGCTGGGACCTCTGTCGATCCGGGAAGGAAGTGCCCGAGTTCGAACCAGAGCCCGGGTGGGGGCGTTAGGGCGATCTTGCTGAGCGGCCCCGAGCCCTGCCGGACGTCCCTCCAGTCTAGGCCAAGCTCTTGGAGCCCCTCAGGGCCTCTCCTGGTGAGGTCGGCGGCTACAGCTGCCAGGAAGGTCTCGGTAGGGTTGCGGCCGCTTTCTGGCGCTGGTGGGTTTGCTCCAGTGCCCGCTTTGGGGGCCGCGGCTCCCCGGGCCTCCTCCTCAGTAGAGTACGGCGCCTGCTGGAGGTGGGGGCCGGGCACAGGGTGGGATGTGGGGAGCCGCGTCCCTCCCTGGAGCCACAGTTTCCTCTGTGACTTGTCTGTCTTCTGACCAGGGAAGTGCAGGCGGCGAGGTGACGGCCTGAAGGTGGAGAACGACCCCCAGGAGGTGGGTAGGCCGTGTCCGGCCACGGGGCCCACACCACTCAGATGGGGGTTGGGACCCTCCCCGGGACTCCAGTGGCACCAGTCGGCCCCACTCCTCGTGCGAGCCTGCACCGCCCACGGCTGTATTTTGGGATGGCCGGGCCTGCCTAAGCTGCTGGCCTGCAGGGAGCTTGAGCTGAGGGCTGTCGAGGTGCACTGGTCAAACCGTGTGGCCCCACGCACACGTGGGCACGAGTGTGGCTCTGAATGGGCTCTCGCTGTGGCCACCACTCTTGACACAAAGAAGTCGGGCAAACCGGCACCCCTTCCCTTCGAGGGAGGCCTTCACGTTGTTCCCAAGGGCCCTGCTCTCTGTGTCCTCCTGCCCGTAGATGGTCTCACGATTGGCAGGCAGCCTCCTTGATCCCCTCTAGGGCAGGAGGGTTAAGTGACCACCTGGTCCAGGTCCAGGTCTGGCCCTTTGCGTGACACTTTGCCCCTGGCCCCAGCACCGCAGCCTGTGTGCGTGCAGCCCGCGGCCCTGTCTGTGTGCTCTAGAAGGTTCTTTGCAAGTGTCTTCCTCAGTTCTGGAATGTACACCTTGCGATGGGGCGCCGGCTGCTCCAGCCCGCTCGTCCCTCTGTGTGGCGTGAAGTCTGTGAGGCCTGCGGGTGGGATGCTGTTGGCCGGTGGAGAAGGCCCTGATCAGGGGCAGAGCTGACGTGGCCCCGGGGCCTGAACTGTTCACTACTAGACCTTTTGACGCAAAGTTTTCTGACCCCCACCCTGGATAATCTCGTctacgtggtttttttttttcccaaaacgAAAATAGCTGTTGTCTTTTCAGATTGTGAAAGTCCTGTTCAGCCATTTCCAGGAGGAGACCGGGTTCTCGCCCCTGGGACTCTGCCCGGAGCACCCTCTCTTATGCCCAGTTCTCTCCTGTCCCTAGGCGGAGTCCGAGATGGCCCTGGACGCCGAGTTCCTGGACGTGTACAAGAACTGTAACGGGGTGGTCATGATGTTCGACATCACCAAGCAGTGGTAAGGGGGCACTGGCCGGCAGCGGCCGTCGAGGCTCCTAGGGCCTCGCCACCCGGAGGGCTCCCTCTGCAGCCCAGCGGGCGGTGGTTACGCCGGCATCGCGGCTGGTGCCAGACCACGGGAGCCTGTCCGTGGGCGTCGTGCGCTCCAGCAGTTCAGCCGCCGGGAAGCGGAGGCCCAGCCGTCTCTGGACGTCTCTGTgtggcgggcgggcggggggcacGGCCCCGGGGGAGGCGCACCTCCCACAGCCCACGGCCTTCCCTGAAAGGACCACGCGGCGTCTGGCGGGATCGAGCGACCGCTTGTTTGGGGCTCCCCGAGGACACGCCCCACATCCTTTGATCACGAGGGGGCGCGTAGCTAGAATCCCAGCGAAACGCTACAGAGCAGGCTGCGGGGAGGAGCGTGGGAGGGGGCCACACGGGCGACGCGAGCGAGCGGACTCCCCGGTCCCGCCTCTGCATCAGCCCGAGGTGGCGGCTGGCGAAAATGGCCTGTGGGGTCTAGCTCCGCCTTGAAATTCTCATCACCGCATACGTAATCCCGCCGTGAGAGGCTGGCCCAGGCGTCACTTGGTGCCGGCCAGGTTTTCCTCAGGGCGCCGCACACACAGATTCCGTCTTCGGGACACAGGCTCTTATACACGCATCCGCAGACGCTGCGTTTATCTGAGGGCACGTTCGCGCACGGTCGGAGGTGCCGGCCTTGCGCAGGTCAAGCTTTCACTCTCGGGAACCCGGAGGGTTCAGGCCCAAGGGATCTGACGGGGCCTCCCGTCAGCCCTCCCGGCCCGCAGGGATGCGGTCCCTCCCGCCGGGGACCCATCACTAGCACGTGCGcgggaggcccctgggtggcagcAGGCGCACCTCGGAAGCGTGCAGAGCAGGGCGGTGGCCCCCACGGACAGACGTGCCTGTGCGAGAGGCGGCCACCCTGCTCTCCCGGGGTCGGCGCCAGGGAAGGCCGGCGTGTCTCCCGAATGAGCTGCAGTGGTCCCTGCCGCCAAGGCACCTAGAGGTGGTTTCCCCGCCTAGAATCTGCGAGGGCGCAGCTCTGCGTAGGCCCTCGGCATCCCCGAAGCTCCCCGCGGCCTTTGCCCAAGGCCAGGAAGGACCACTGGCGGgagcaaggggggaggggggaggtgctgTGTGCGAGGGGCAGCAGGAGCCCGCCCGCGGGCCTGGGGCAGGGACGGCAGGGGCAGGTCAGCCCGGACGGGAGCAGCCGCGGCACCCTGCCGGTGGTGCCACTCTGTCTGGAGCCTTCCCACGGCGAACGAGAatggctcctctgagccctcgTGGGGCGGCGGCGTTTTCCGTGGACCGCGTGGGCCGGAGCCAGGCCTGAGTCACTGGGCCCCGCGGCCTCGGACAGAATGCTGGAGACGGGCCCCAGGGCGGGAGGCGGACCTTTTGGTCCTTTGATAACAGTTTCAGTTACTGTGCCTCCCGGGAAAATGAAGTCCAGTCTGTCAGCACGGGCGTGCGTGTCCGCATCGTGCCCGGTGGCGGTCTCTGGGTCGGGACGCGCTTCGCACCACGTGTTGGCCCCACGGGGCAGCCGTGCCCCACAGGGGGTGCAGAGACACCTCACCCAAGGGACTCCCAGGAAAGGAGGTCGAGAGAGGCGGGAACCAGCGGAACCGAGGGCTCGGCCCTCCCGGCTCCGTGCGCTCCGGGTGAAGTGGCGGGTGGGGGTGTCACAGCTGACCCTGAGGACGTCTCTCCTCACCTGTACCCCCTCAGGACCTTCAACTACATTCTCCGGGAGCTTCCCAAGGTGCCGGCCCACGTGCCGGTGTGCGTGCTGGGGAACTACCGCGACATGGGCGAGCACCGAGTCGTCCTGCCCGACGACGTGCGTGACTTCATCGACAACCtggacaggtgggtgggtggcCGGGAGACCTGGCACCTGGGacgccctcctgccctccctcctgctcctcgGACTCGAGGCCCAGCCGCATCCCAAGGGGCTCAGACTCCTCCCCCCTGCTCCAGCAGGGGCCCTGCTGCGGGCagcgagggtcagagagtgacTGGCAGAGGGTCTGCAGAGGGCAGAGTGGCTTCCTGGCACCAGGCAGGCCGGGCCGGGGCTGGGTGTCGGGGTGATGCAGTGAGGCCCCCCTCGGGGGCGTGGAGGGCCGGCTGGCCCGGGTGTGGTCCGCGTTCCAGAGGGgctgaaccaccccccccccccccaagcctctAGAACCTTCTGTTCCTCCTGCACACAGGCCCCCGGGCTCCTCCTACTTCCGCTACGCCGAGTCCTCCATGAAAAACAGCTTTGGCCTGAAATACCTTCACAAATTCTTCAACATCCCGTTCCTGCAGCTCCAGGTGAGCCCATCCCCGGGGGCAGAGCGGCAGCGCTGCTGCCCGCAGGTGCCGTCCCAGTGCAGGGGCGGGGCCCCCTCCCGAGCAGAGCCAGAGCCGTCTGCCTGGAATGCGGCCGCCGTGAGGGCTCACTGTGCAGGTGCCGGCGGCCCCGTGACgcccactccctccccctccgTCCCCCTCcgtccccttcctctgctctgctGCTAGCCTGAGACCCAGGCCTTTCTAGAATTTTCATGGATGTGGCTGCAGGAGAATGCAGGGATCCTTAAGATGTGTCAGGCCGTCTCTGACCGACAAGCCAGGAACTAGACGTGTGGGCCGGCGGgtgccccagcccctctccccctggACCCACCCTGAACCCGGCCATGGGCTTCACCAGGCCTGCTCGGGTGCCTCTTCCCCGTGTGGGCACAGCCTGCCCCCAAAGGCCCACAGGAGGGCTCTGCTCCCCAGCTCCTCTGACCCCCGCCTCGTGGCAGGGGTGGCCCCCGCTGGTGCGTAGCTGCGGGGAGAGCCCCGCCATGTctcacccccacacacactgtgcaggcacagtgcctggtatgcgGCCTGCTGAGTCCAGGTAGCACGCCTGCCCTGTCTcgttcccttcctctcttcctcccttccttcttcctcccttcctccttccttccttccttcctccttccttccttccttccttccttccttccttccctccttcccccctccctccctccctccctccccccctccctccctcccttcctctccccctcccttccttcctctcctccctccctcttctcccttccttcctccttccttccttcctctcctccctcccttccttccttcttccttccctccttcctccttccttccttccttctttccttccttccttccttccttccttccttccctccttcccccctccctccctccccccctccctccctcccttcctctccccctcccttccttcctctcctccctccctcttctcccttccttcctccttccttccttcctctcctccctcccttccttccttcttccttccctccttcctccttccttccttccttccttccttccttccttccctccttcccccctccctccctccctccctcccttcctctcctccctcccttccttccttcttccttccttcctccttccttccttccttccttccttccttccttccttccttcccagactgagagcgagtgggggagagggagagagaatcccaagcaggctccacactgagcacagagcctgacatggagctcgatctacgaccctgggatcatgacctgagctgaaatcaagagtcagacccttggggcccctgggggggctcagtcggttaagcgtccaacttcagctcaggtcgtgatctcgcggtttgtgagttcgagccccgcgttggactctgtgtggacagctcagagcctggggcctgcttctggttatctctctgtctctctttcaaaagtaaaacaacgttttttaaaaattaaaaataagtagatgaaagagagagggacactcaaccaactgaggcacccaggcgtccctctgtTTTCTTAATAAACGTTTTACTCTGGAGCAATGTTAGGTTTACACACAAGGGACAGGGACGGTGCAGAGGGCTCTCACACCGCCCGCTCAGTTTCTTCGGTACCTCTCTCCAAACCACAGGCAGCGAGGGTCCGCCGACTGCCACCCGCTGCCCCCCGAGGTGTCCCGCTCGGGCCCGGCCCCACCTCCCACGTCGTCCTGAGCCTGCTCTGGGCTGTGCGATCGCCATGAGCCCCGTTCAGGGTCGAGGCTCTGGGCTTTCGGGGAGAAGCCCGCAGAGGTGACTGCCCTTCTGGGCACATCACGGCAGGACTCGTGACCTCTTGTCCCTGGGATGCTGGCCCGGGGCCCCTGTGCAGCCACAGTGGTTTCCATTCTTTGTCCAGAAAGGCGTGGGCTTGCCCGGGGAGGTGGTGGTCTTTCCTCTCCTGTCCTTCTGTCTTTGGAAGGAAACCAGGGCCCTGCAGACAGGGTGGTTGCCATTTGCGGCTGGAGGGAAGGCTGGCGTGGGCCCATTTCAAGGCAGTGTCCGCGGTCACTGCACCCTGCCCTTCCTTCGGGGAATCCGCATCGTTGTCATAGATCCCTGTAGCTACGACCCGCACACCCATGCGGAGGTGTCCCTTGTACCTGGCGGGCCACACCGCGTGTCGTGTCGCTGGAGCAAGCGGCAGAAGGTTGTGCGGCTGATGCACGGAGGCGCTGAGGCGCTGAGCTCCGGCCCCACAGCCACATTCGCACGTCGGGGCCGCGTGGACCTCTGGGGCCGCGTGTGGGCGGGGCGCCGTCTTccagtgggtgggggggatgctaACATCAATGACCTCGTCCTCGGAGCCACGGCGAACCGCCTGGGTGTCGGACGAGGCCTTGGGCGCCATGCCCCGTGCTCAGCTGCTGCTTAATTCCTCGAGGGCTGGCCGAGCAGGGACACGAGGCTGAAGGGGTCTGCTTCCCCCGTAGAGAGAGACGCTGCTCCGGCAGCTGGAGACGAACCAGCTGGACGTGGACGCCACGCTGGAGGAACTGTCGGTGCAGCAGGAGACAGAGGACCAGAACTACGACATGTACGTCAGCCCGGGGGCCGCCTCGGGTCAGACCTGCGGGCAGGCTCTGCGGGAGCACCGAGGGCGGGCCCGCCACGCACGCCTCTGAGCGGGGGTCTGCCTAGGAGACGGCAGCAAGGAGAGCCCCCACCCGGGTAGACCCGGCAGCTTGGGCCGGTCGTGTTGCTCAAAAAACCCGAGTCACTTCCTCCTCGGATGTGGCCGTGCACAGGCTGGAGCAAGGCAGGGGGAGTCCAGGCCCccgaggggagggagaggagggcggCCCTCGCGGTGAGATCAGCCCCGCAGCCCTCCCCGTTCCCTGTATCGGGGTTCTTCATCGTTAACGCGCAGCGACACCCTTGCTTTCTAGAACAGGCAGCTTACGTGTCAGGTGGAGCCCACCTCACCTCGGGAAGCAGACGCTCCCTGGGGACGGACACCCTGaggccctgtcccctccccatgtCCACCCTGCAGATTGGGGCCAGGCCTTAATTGACCTGACGGGCCCCCAGGGGGCCCCAAGCTGACAGGGGTAACCGGGGTACAGCTGACCGTCTGTTTGCCAGACACGGTTGCCGTTCTGGGCCACGGTTCCCACTACCCCGGGCCGAGTGTCCACCTGAGCCCCTGGCGAGACCGGCCATCCCCGATATCTTTCGCTGGGGCTGCCATGGGTTTGAGTTCGGTTTCCCAGATCAATGGTGATGTAGAGTAGGGCTCTCGGAGGCCTGACCTCGGGGAGGCTTGTGGGGCAGGAGTGGGAGCTCGGTCCTCGGCAGCGGAGGGAGAGCGGTTCGGAGCAGAGCGTGTGCCCTGCCAGCGGCACGGCTGAGTGGTGCCGAGCGCCCCTGTCCGCTGCATGCTTGGGATCCCGTCCGCCCTCCACAGTTCCCCAGGGAGGCACGCGCTCTCTCGGGCAGGTGTGACCCGAGCTGCCCCCGAACAGACCGGTGCCCGCGTTTTGTTTGGTGCGCAGAGAAGGCACGTAAACGTCGGAGCTGAGGCGGGGCACGCTGCTTCCCGGCCTGGGCTCCTGTCCTGGGAGCGCCGGCACCCCAGTAGGCGCCTGTCCCCCCGGGAACTCCGAAGGGCCTTAGGGTCTCCCTGGAGCCAGATCCGTTCGTTGGTTCTGGAACCGGCTCCAGCGGTTCTGGGGGAGTGAGTTTTCACACACTGGGGCTGCTTGGCCGGTCCCGGTGGGAGCCCCACCCTGGCGAGCAACTGCCCGCACCGTGGAGCCCGTCCCGGGGTTGACCCGCTTCCGTCAGCTCCTCTGGCTGAGAGCGCGGGCACCCGGCACCAcccggccccctgccccctggggTGATGGCAGCCGGAGAGTCCCCTGCGCTCACCCCACAGCCAGCCCCGACATCAGGCAGCACTGCCAGGGGCCTGGCAGAGACGTCTCCACGACGCTTCCTGGAACATGGGGGCTAGGCCGCCGCAGACGTAGGCGGGCAGCCGGGTTCCGCCCTCACCCTGCCCTTCTTTCTCGCCTGCCCCGGAAATCCTAAGTCGGAGGTGCCGGTGCCCAGGGAGCTCAGCCGGCAAACGGGCCAGCTCTTCACTGCAGACCTCCTGTGGGGAAGCCTCCACGGGGAAGGCGTTGCCACGGGCTGGTGGCACTCCCCACGGTGGCCCACGAGCGGTGGGGCTCGTCACTGACCTCCAGGGGGACTCGGAGCCCCTGGTCTTGGCTGCTGCCTGTCTCGGGGGTTGGGGGCCTCCCCACCGCAGGTCCTGTGTCACGGGTGGAGAGCTCAGGGCATGAGCCAGGGGACTGCCACGCCCGCCTGTCAGCACCCGCCGGCACCTTCCCTGTGGTGCTCTGCTTGAGGCctggggggcaggagggctgaTAAGCCCGAGGGTGAGGACTCTGCTGTCACCCGCAGCTCAGAGGAAGAGCCCCAGGGGAAGGCAGGTTGCTCACTGCCTGCCCTGTGTCCCCCCAGCTTCCTCGAGATGATGGAGGCACGCAGCCGTGGCCACGCGTCCCCACTGGCCGCCAACGGGCAGAGCCCGTCCTCGGGCTCCCAGTCTCCGGTGGTGCCTCCGAGCACCGTGTCCACGGGCAGCTCCAGCCCTAGCACGCCCCAGCCGGCCCCACAGCTGCCCCTCCAACCCCCCtcggcctgcccctgccccccaccccctgcggAGGCCCCACCGCCTCCCGCAGCCCCCGCCCCGCGGCGCAGCATCATCTCGAGGCTGTTCGGGACGTCGCCAGCTGCCGAGGCGGCCCCTTCATCCCCAGGTAAGCCCGGGAGCAGCTCTTCGGGGTGGGCCTGACGGGCGATGTGGCGGGGCGCCCGGCCCCCCTGGCCCCGTGAGCTTGGAGACCGGGAGGGGGTCCCCGTCCTTCCTTCTGGCCAGGCAGCCCCGTGGCCGGTCACCTACATACAGCCTGGGACGGGCCCGGCAGGGGCAGGCATCGGACAAGCAGGAACCGGCCTGTGCTGTCCACAGAGCCAGCCCCGGCCTCAGAGGCCCCGGCAAAAGTCCAGAACGTGGAGGATTTTGTTCCCGAAGATGGCCTTGACCGCAGCTTCCTGGATGACACGGCCCCccggaaggaggagaagaaagtcGAAGCCAAGGTCTCACAGGACAGTGACAGGTGAGAGCAGGGGCCAGGCAGGTCAGGGCCCTCAGCCTCCCCTCTGCCTTCTATACCCCTGGGTGAGCAAAGAGGACAGGCCTCACCAGTCCAGCAGGACCTCGAGGGAAGGGCTCAGGGAAGCTTCCACGCTCCAGGAGGAAGCCCGCTCAGACCAGCCATCGGGCTGCTGACTGGCGGCTGGACCTGGGGCTCGTCCCCCTGCCACACGGAGGGAGCAGGGGCAGCGAGGCTGGCCCGTAACACAGGTGGCCCGACCTGGCATATCTGTGGTGCCCCGTGACCTGCCTGTCCACACGTTCTTGGGCTGATGCCATTTGAGAGCGctggcggaggggcagcctgtgAGGGCTCCCTGGGAGGTTGGGcctggcagggtggggagagagagagagcagttcaGGCTTGgccgccccacccctgccgctCACCCTTGTCACGGGTTCTGGGCCTGTCCTGCGCGAGCTCCCCCACGCCACACTGACCCCAGGTCAGACCCGCCGGTCCCTCCGGGAGTGAGAGTAACAGAACTGAGCCGGCAGCCGAGCCCCTCCACACCCACACCCTTCACCCGGCCTTCGTGCAGGAGGGCACCCACACTGCATGTAAACggagaagcccccccccccccgacggcTTTCCAGTGTGTGGTGgtatccctgcccctcccccaggcccccacctCACTCCCCCCCTTCCGCCAGCTTGTGCCACTTTCCTGCCACACCGGTGGGTCCCCTCCGTGTCCCGCGTCCTCACGCAAGTGCCAAGCACCAGCGGTAGAGTGGCTCCCGGCCCGGTGCCCACACCCGGCAGAGAGGACATCCAGAGGTGTCCGGGGCGCAGGGTGGGAAGCCGGACTCTCCGTACCCGCCTTGTGTCCTCTGAccgccctgcccctcctctgcagcgATGGGGAGGCCCCGGGAGGGAACCCACTGGTGGCAGGCTTCCAGGATGACGTGGGCCTTGAAGACAGGCCGCCCGCGGGCCCTGTCCCCAGGAGAGACACCACTGCCAGCGAGGAGGAAGCAGCGGGGATGGCGGGGCACACCAAGGCCACTGCCGCGACCCCCCAAAAGTGCGCTGAGCCAGAGACCAAACGGTACGTGGAGGGGATGcgccctggggtgggggcggccgAGAGCCCCCTGACCTCGCCCTTGTCCCGAAGGCCATCCACGCAGGCCTCGAGGCCACCTAGGGCCGTGGAGTCCCGCCGGCCAGGTGTCCGCAAGTCCCACCGCCAGGACCCCTCAGGAGGCCGCGAGGAGAAGAGGGGTGAGCAGGTGGTGTCATCATCGTCATCAAGTGACCCCGAGGGGCCCATCGCCGCCCAGATGCTGTCCTTCGTCATGGACGACCCTGACTTCGAGAGCGACTCAGACACTCAGCGGAAAGCGGTGAGGAGGGGACGGTCTCGATGGGAATGGCAGGATGGAGCAGAGAGGGCCAGGTGACGACATCCTGGGTTGAGAGCCCCAGACCAGCATGTGACCCCAGGGCGGAGTGctggggcccaatcccatgacaGCACCCACAGAAGGGCTGCGGTGTCCCGGCTGCCACACCCGGGCCCCGCTGGCCACCCCGAGTCCAGGCTGGGCGTGGGGGCCCCTGAGGTGGCTGTCACCTGCCCGAGAAGCGAGGAGCCATCCCACAAGGGTCACGTGACAGGTGGCCACCCAACCTGCCCCCCACTCCAGGAGGAGTTCCCGGTGCGAGAGGACCTCTCTGACGACACGGATGAGGACGCCCGCCCTGCCCAGCCACCCCCGCCCTCCAAGCCCCCCGTGTCCTCCTTCAGACTGAAGGATGACTCGGACCTCTTTGGCCTGGGACTGGAGGAGACGGGCCACAAGGAGATCAGTGACGAAGGTAGTTGAGGGGCTGGGGGTCCCACCGCCACCTGCCGAGTGCTTGCCCGGGAGGTACCTGGCGGCCGGGAGAGTTGGCCTGCTGTGTAAGCCCCTGGAGCACCCATGGCTCCCtgtggccctggccctgccctccatCCTGGGCCCCGACCTGCAGTGTCACCTGGGACACGTCCCGGAAGTTCCTTGTCCCCCAAAGCGGAGGAGTGGGGCTTGTGGTGGGTCGGCCCCACGGCGAGAGAGCGCCCCGGCCGCCCGCATAGCCCGGTAGTGCCCCCTGTGTGCTCTCCAGCACTGGGGAGGCTGCGGGGCCCACGCGGTGTCTCCTctgtgcagagaaagagggcaagCCTCCCtcgaaggagaagaagaagaaaaagaagaaaagcaaagaggtaggagccctgcctcccacctccgGGCGCCCGCTGGGCAGTGTGGGGTCCCGGCGTCCAC
The Prionailurus viverrinus isolate Anna chromosome D4, UM_Priviv_1.0, whole genome shotgun sequence genome window above contains:
- the RABL6 gene encoding rab-like protein 6 isoform X3 yields the protein MFSALKKLVGSEQAPGRDKNIPAGLQSMNQALQRRFAKGVQYNTTDDIVKVEVWDVVDKGKCRRRGDGLKVENDPQEAESEMALDAEFLDVYKNCNGVVMMFDITKQWTFNYILRELPKVPAHVPVCVLGNYRDMGEHRVVLPDDVRDFIDNLDRPPGSSYFRYAESSMKNSFGLKYLHKFFNIPFLQLQRETLLRQLETNQLDVDATLEELSVQQETEDQNYDIFLEMMEARSRGHASPLAANGQSPSSGSQSPVVPPSTVSTGSSSPSTPQPAPQLPLQPPSACPCPPPPAEAPPPPAAPAPRRSIISRLFGTSPAAEAAPSSPEPAPASEAPAKVQNVEDFVPEDGLDRSFLDDTAPRKEEKKVEAKVSQDSDSDGEAPGGNPLVAGFQDDVGLEDRPPAGPVPRRDTTASEEEAAGMAGHTKATAATPQKCAEPETKRPSTQASRPPRAVESRRPGVRKSHRQDPSGGREEKRGEQVVSSSSSSDPEGPIAAQMLSFVMDDPDFESDSDTQRKAEEFPVREDLSDDTDEDARPAQPPPPSKPPVSSFRLKDDSDLFGLGLEETGHKEISDEEKEGKPPSKEKKKKKKKSKEEEEKAARKKSKHKKTRDKEEGRQERRRRPRGTTERTAADELEAFLGGAAPSGHLRGGGDYEEL
- the RABL6 gene encoding rab-like protein 6 isoform X2, with amino-acid sequence MFSALKKLVGSEQAPGRDKNIPAGLQSMNQALQRRFAKGVQYNMKIVIRGDRNTGKTALWHRLQGKQFVEEYIPTQEIRVTSIHWNYKTTDDIVKVEVWDVVDKGKCRRRGDGLKVENDPQEAESEMALDAEFLDVYKNCNGVVMMFDITKQWTFNYILRELPKVPAHVPVCVLGNYRDMGEHRVVLPDDVRDFIDNLDRPPGSSYFRYAESSMKNSFGLKYLHKFFNIPFLQLQRETLLRQLETNQLDVDATLEELSVQQETEDQNYDIFLEMMEARSRGHASPLAANGQSPSSGSQSPVVPPSTVSTGSSSPSTPQPAPQLPLQPPSACPCPPPPAEAPPPPAAPAPRRSIISRLFGTSPAAEAAPSSPEPAPASEAPAKVQNVEDFVPEDGLDRSFLDDTAPRKEEKKVEAKVSQDSDSDGEAPGGNPLVAGFQDDVGLEDRPPAGPVPRRDTTASEEEAAGMAGHTKATAATPQKCAEPETKRPSTQASRPPRAVESRRPGVRKSHRQDPSGGREEKRGEQVVSSSSSSDPEGPIAAQMLSFVMDDPDFESDSDTQRKAEEFPVREDLSDDTDEDARPAQPPPPSKPPVSSFRLKDDSDLFGLGLEETGHKEISDEEKEGKPPSKEKKKKKKKSKEEEEKAARKKSKHKKTRDKEEGRQERRRRPRGTTERTAADELEAFLGGAAPSGHLRGGGDYEEL
- the RABL6 gene encoding rab-like protein 6 isoform X1 — protein: MFSALKKLVGSEQAPGRDKNIPAGLQSMNQALQRRFAKGVQYNMKIVIRGDRNTGKTALWHRLQGKQFVEEYIPTQEIRVTSIHWNYKTTDDIVKVEVWDVVDKGKCRRRGDGLKVENDPQEAESEMALDAEFLDVYKNCNGVVMMFDITKQWTFNYILRELPKVPAHVPVCVLGNYRDMGEHRVVLPDDVRDFIDNLDRPPGSSYFRYAESSMKNSFGLKYLHKFFNIPFLQLQRETLLRQLETNQLDVDATLEELSVQQETEDQNYDIFLEMMEARSRGHASPLAANGQSPSSGSQSPVVPPSTVSTGSSSPSTPQPAPQLPLQPPSACPCPPPPAEAPPPPAAPAPRRSIISRLFGTSPAAEAAPSSPEPAPASEAPAKVQNVEDFVPEDGLDRSFLDDTAPRKEEKKVEAKVSQDSDSDGEAPGGNPLVAGFQDDVGLEDRPPAGPVPRRDTTASEEEAAGMAGHTKATAATPQKCAEPETKRYVEGMRPGVGAAESPLTSPLSRRPSTQASRPPRAVESRRPGVRKSHRQDPSGGREEKRGEQVVSSSSSSDPEGPIAAQMLSFVMDDPDFESDSDTQRKAEEFPVREDLSDDTDEDARPAQPPPPSKPPVSSFRLKDDSDLFGLGLEETGHKEISDEEKEGKPPSKEKKKKKKKSKEEEEKAARKKSKHKKTRDKEEGRQERRRRPRGTTERTAADELEAFLGGAAPSGHLRGGGDYEEL